GCGAATCTGCAATATGATCATAACGATAGCAATAGACCGGAGCATACAGTTTCCTGAAGTGATTGGTCGCAGCAAGATTGTCGCCAGCAATCAATGTGTTATCATCTTTATTCCTTACCATCACACCATTCATATTGTTGCATTCTATAACAAGGGAAAAGCTGTCCTTCTCGGTTGGGGAGATCACATTCATGATGGAACCGGATCGCTGCACATCATCGCTGACAGCTTTGACCACATCCATTGGATTGCATTGGCCATTCCCGTCATAATCTGCAGATTCGATACCGTTGCGTATGGAAAGGAAGATCGGATTGAACGTATCGGTCGGATCATAGGAATCAATATTCCCCACATTATAAAAAGAGCCGACTTTCCCTTCATTTACTGCAGAGAGACATCCAATAAGTCCCGGAAAGGTGAACGAAATCCAGTTTTGTTCATCCGGTTCACTCGGGAAAGAAACAAGTAGCAGATGGTTTTCCATGAGTGCCTGATGTGGAGTCCAGTCGAGGAAACGAGTTATGATACTCTCTCCAAGAAGCTCAGGTGACGAAGAAGTACTTGAACCCCAACTCGCTAGTGATGAACAGAGATCATTACAAGAAAAGAGATTGTTCTCATCAGTATAATCCACAATTGAGTTGCACATCATAAGATCGGTCACATCGATGTCTCGTCCAAGTACATTATTATACAGAGATTGACCGGCTGCGACAATGCCATCAAGGAGTCCTTCACCTTCTGTCTGATAAAGAGCATCGACCGAAAAACTTGTTACAAAAATGCTTCTGGTATTATTGTATATTGCTGCATTGTTCCCGAATATATATCCAAGAAAATAGGTTGAAAAAATATCGATGATTCCGTTACAGAGCAAATAACCCTGCGCATATCCTCTTTCATAATGTGTTCCCCAAACTCGAACGATCGTTTTATCTTCTTTATATTCGATGTATCCCTGAGGTTCCTGTGCATAACATAGAGTTGATAGAATTATGAATATAACGAGAAAAATGATAATATGTTTCATTCCACATCCTTCCATCGCTCATCATCAGGTGCAATTTTCATCAATTTTTCTTGCAATGCGTCAGCTTCGTTTGTTCTTTTATTCTTCTTGAGAAGTCTGAGGTATAAGAATTGTGTGTCGATGTCTGATACTTCCTCATCAGGATCTTCTATATCTTTTCCATAATAGGTAAATCCAGTTTCGAGAGTGGCTAGCGCTTCTTTATAGCTGCCCATTTCTTCCTGAACCTCTGCAAGCATGACATATGCATCATAGTGCTCGACTCGTGTTTCTATCGCTTTTTCTAAAGCAGTTTCAGCTTCAGACAGTTTTCCTGATTTAAAATATGCTTCACCCTTATGGCGCCATGGACATGACCAACTCGGATAGGACTCGTTCAGCATTTCATATATCTCAATAGCATCTTCGAACCTTCTCATTTCAAGAAGTATGTTCGCATAGTTGAAAGCAACATTCGGCGCAACAGAATCTGCTTGCACGTCGATCTGATCGAGTGTTCGCTCCAGTTCCATCATATAAAGATATGAAAGCATAAGACGAGTATTATCATCATCGGCATTATCCTCAAGTGATGAGATATAATGCTTGTGCGCTTGTTCGAAAGTTGCCGTACCCGGGTTTGCTAAATACGCCTGGAACGGATTTATTGGTTCTGCATTTTCGGCAAAAAGAATCCCAACCGAGAGAAATATTAGAGTAAAAAACAGATATAAATTCTTCATATAAACACCTTTTTGATAATTATGAAAAATATGAAAGCACTTATATTTCCGTCAACGATTTTGAAAATGTATCCTTTTCCAACCATTGTAGAATGGTACAATATCTAATTTAAAACATGTAATATTATCATATGGATTTTTATTAGAATATGCAAAAAGTGATAAATTTCTTGTCATACATTCATCGGTAACACAACATTTACTCAAATGAAAAAATAAAACCATGGAGGATGTTACATGGATTTTTTTCAGATAGCAATCGATACTGAGCAGATGGTCGAGGATCATTATAGAGACCTGGCGGGTCACTGTTCAACACACAAGGGAATTAAGAATATCTTGTCTATGCTTGCTGATGATCATAAGAAACACAAAGCAGCTTTTGAGAAAATGAAAAAGGAGCAGCAAATCCAACCTTTGACAAATACCTTTGCAATTAAGAAAGCTATCGAAGTATTTGACGAGATTAAGAAAGAAAAGAATCCCTTCGCCTGCGATATGAACGAGGTCAAACTCTACACAAAAGCCCGTGAACTGGAAAAGCATAAGATCAGGATATACACTGATGCCATGGACGGTTTGAAGGATGACTTTCAGAAACAGATCATCCAGAGTATTATCACCGAAGAATCGAAACAGGTAAAAGTACTCGATAATATCATAGAAATGGTGAACAGACCAAACACCTGGCTTGAAAATGCAGAATTTTATCACCTCGATGAATATTAAGGTAAACAGCATTGCAGAAAAGATACATTTGAAATTAATGTTTTATAGAGGTTATAATGGATAGACTCACAATTTTGAAAGAACTCACCCTTCTCCCCGGTATCGCTGGTTTTGAAGAGAATATAAAAAAATACATGATCGAACAGCTTGGTGATTTTGCTCAGTATAATGAAGATCGTCTTGGACAGATCACGTTTACCATGAAAGGCAGTTCAGACAAACCAAAAATCCTGTTCATCGCTCATCAGGACGAGATCGGCTTCATGGTAGCGGATATTATGGATTCCGGTTTAATACAGTTCCATCCGATCGGCGGCTGGAATAAATATACATTACTTTCCAGTCCGGTTGAGATTATTACGCAAGACGGCAAAAAATATCCGGGCATCTTTGGTTCAATCCCTGTTCATTTTACACGAGGTGGAAAAGACACTCCCCCGGAAATTTCAGATATGTTTCTTGATATTGGTGTAAAGTCAAGAAAAGATGCAATTGAGAATTTTGGCATACACATCGGTGATCCTGTTATTCCCATTCCATTTTTCCATTATGAAGATAATAACAGAAGGATCATTTCAAAAGCCTTCGACGACAGGGCGGGAATTGCAGCACTTATCGAGTTGGGAAAAGCTGTGAAGGATAGCACTCATCCAAATACGCTATACCTGTGCGGTAGCGTGCAGGAAGAGGTTGGCGGTCCCGGTTCACGCACGCTAGCTCGAACCATGGATGCTGATATTTGCGTTGTTCTTGAAGGTGCTCCAGCGGATGACATCCCGGGCATTCCATTCCGAGCTCAAACCTGTGTTGGAAAAGGTGCTCACATGCGGGTGTATGATCCATCAATGATTGGTAATCCGAAGTTGAAAGATAGTTTTATTCAATTAGCAACAAAACATAACATTCCCTTACAAGTCACGTTGCGTCGCGGAGGTGGCACTGATGGCAGGCATATTCAGACCTCAGCGTATGGCATTCCATCGATTGTATTGGGTGTTCCTGTTCGCTATGCACATACCCATAACAGCATGATAAGTCTGGACGATTTCGATGCTTTGATCGATCTGCTGGTTGAATTCGTGAGGATTTACAAATAATATTATCTCGCCGCAAAGAATACAGAGAAAAATTTTTAAAGACGATAATGGCAATTATCGCCTTATTGTTGTCACAAAATCCTACGATAAATTTAACTTTTCTTCGATAGAATTGCCTTTGCTGGTATTACAAGAGGAATAACTGAAAGAACAAGCCCAATAATATTCCATGACATCCAGCCATGCGCTATGATGCAGTATATCGGAACTGGCATGATTATTACAAGTAATGTCCACCATGACCATTTCTCACCTTTTCGATATGCACCAAGTGTAATACCGATAATTGCTAATGCATTCAGGAAAAACAAAACAATGCTATCAAGGTTCTTCTCTGCCTCGAAAAGCATTTGAATGCCTGCAATAATGCGGAAAAGAGCCACAATCAGCATAAATATTACACCAATTTTTATTGCTTTCTGCATTTGATCCTCCTATTGGTATCGATTGAACTAATGTAAAGATGAAAATGTAAGCAATTCAATGAGATTTCTGGTGCTGTTATATACCCACAAAGATTATCTGATTGAAAACAACTCATAAAGACGCATTTATTACTACATATGTAATTTTTTTCTGTCAATTTTCCCGCACTTTTCATGATATAAGAAAAGTTTTTACTATTTTATCAGAACTAACTTATGAATTTCTTCCTCATCTCCCTGTTGCAACTTACAAAAATAGATTCCCGGACGTAATCCTTCAACTCCAATTTCAACACAGTAATTGCCGACATTTTGATACTGGTTGAGTACACTTTGTACCAGTCTCCCCCTTATATCGTAAATATCTAATTGAACATGATTATTTTTAACAATTGAATAATGTATCCTTGCTGAATGCTTGATCGGGTTAGGAGCTATGTTCAAACTCATATTCTCAAAGTGGTCATTGTCATTTGAATAAGAATACCACACAAGTTCACCATTCACCCAAATATTTTCTCCATCTGTTTCCAGGATAACATCGTCATCCTCGCTGCCATCGTCAGAACCGTTTCCCCCATTTATCCACCAGGTATTCCAATCATCGGCTGTCGAATAGATCAAAGACTCCGCATTCTGCAACAAATCGATCACGACCGGTGATGGATGACCATAGGAGTTGCTGCCGGAACATATGACTGAAATTGCAGGTGTTGTTCCTGTAACGAATGCTTCACTTGTACCGGTTACTCCTCCATGATGAGATACTTTGAGAACTTCGATATCCAAGTCATAAGTATCCAAAAGATATTGATTATTTTGTTCTTCACTGTCACCCATTAGTAAAAGGTCGACTTCACCCACACTC
This portion of the Candidatus Cloacimonadota bacterium genome encodes:
- a CDS encoding T9SS type A sorting domain-containing protein, with protein sequence MGIIVISYGRSYADNLKVHFIDVRQGDAILIQYGGENYLIDSGKNLSTDKLIYYVDSVGVTHLDACLITHPDRDHYGEFEDLVESGLFTIDRFITNKTVSTNSTYITLMNLLLSENITVDSVDYEDDLNWSVTTDILSPNYNNGFSGDNDNSIVIKMSVGEVDLLLMGDSEEQNNQYLLDTYDLDIEVLKVSHHGGVTGTSEAFVTGTTPAISVICSGSNSYGHPSPVVIDLLQNAESLIYSTADDWNTWWINGGNGSDDGSEDDDVILETDGENIWVNGELVWYSYSNDNDHFENMSLNIAPNPIKHSARIHYSIVKNNHVQLDIYDIRGRLVQSVLNQYQNVGNYCVEIGVEGLRPGIYFCKLQQGDEEEIHKLVLIK
- a CDS encoding T9SS type A sorting domain-containing protein, which produces MKHIIIFLVIFIILSTLCYAQEPQGYIEYKEDKTIVRVWGTHYERGYAQGYLLCNGIIDIFSTYFLGYIFGNNAAIYNNTRSIFVTSFSVDALYQTEGEGLLDGIVAAGQSLYNNVLGRDIDVTDLMMCNSIVDYTDENNLFSCNDLCSSLASWGSSTSSSPELLGESIITRFLDWTPHQALMENHLLLVSFPSEPDEQNWISFTFPGLIGCLSAVNEGKVGSFYNVGNIDSYDPTDTFNPIFLSIRNGIESADYDGNGQCNPMDVVKAVSDDVQRSGSIMNVISPTEKDSFSLVIECNNMNGVMVRNKDDNTLIAGDNLAATNHFRKLYAPVYCYRYDHIADSLDMTTVINPTRSWDLLSGAAGTSTNIQAIQYIPSTGAILWSTKTGSYPAYKEAPTSFTTDELFDYVGIDDPNTPHADYLTIHEISPNPVFDNVTIRFFCRYDSNIDLSIYDVKGRLMQRNAHHVVQGENEILLNFDKHVTSGFYFVKLGSNGDTELRKILVVR
- a CDS encoding tetratricopeptide repeat protein, with product MKNLYLFFTLIFLSVGILFAENAEPINPFQAYLANPGTATFEQAHKHYISSLEDNADDDNTRLMLSYLYMMELERTLDQIDVQADSVAPNVAFNYANILLEMRRFEDAIEIYEMLNESYPSWSCPWRHKGEAYFKSGKLSEAETALEKAIETRVEHYDAYVMLAEVQEEMGSYKEALATLETGFTYYGKDIEDPDEEVSDIDTQFLYLRLLKKNKRTNEADALQEKLMKIAPDDERWKDVE
- a CDS encoding M42 family metallopeptidase → MDRLTILKELTLLPGIAGFEENIKKYMIEQLGDFAQYNEDRLGQITFTMKGSSDKPKILFIAHQDEIGFMVADIMDSGLIQFHPIGGWNKYTLLSSPVEIITQDGKKYPGIFGSIPVHFTRGGKDTPPEISDMFLDIGVKSRKDAIENFGIHIGDPVIPIPFFHYEDNNRRIISKAFDDRAGIAALIELGKAVKDSTHPNTLYLCGSVQEEVGGPGSRTLARTMDADICVVLEGAPADDIPGIPFRAQTCVGKGAHMRVYDPSMIGNPKLKDSFIQLATKHNIPLQVTLRRGGGTDGRHIQTSAYGIPSIVLGVPVRYAHTHNSMISLDDFDALIDLLVEFVRIYK